The region GGAAAAATAGTTGTAGCCATCTTAGATGGTTCATCAGAGGCAACCGTGAAAAAACTGGTGTGGGATAGCCCACATAGTTATCTAATGCCCTTAAACCCAGCTTTTAAACCAATCGCTATCAACGGCAACTGTCGTATTGTTGGTAAAGTAGTTCAAGTCACTCAGAACCTTTAATCTCCCTAAGAGTAGCCAACATTCGCGTGGCTATTTTTTTACCCTGCAATGTAACTTAAAGTACATTTACGCTTGACGATATTGGTAACTAAAGGTACCTTTAATTTATCGGCGTATGGCACATGTGTCGTTAGCGGTCCGGTGGGTTCCCTTGACAGTATCCCTAACCCAAGCGGGTAGCCGGAATGTGCAAGCCAGCCCCGTACTTCGGCCTGAGCGATTCACCATCGTGGCGATTCGGTGTGACCACCGGGAAGAGTCCGGTAAAACGCGGCGGCTAAAAGTGTGCTCTCGGATAGCTAAGGATTTCGATAACGGTGTGGCGGGCCTGCTCGACGCTCTCAGTGTAACCGGGGATTTCGACGGGAGCCTCCTTGATGAAATCCACAGCATCATCGGTGCTGATGGTGCCGTCGGAAATAAAAGCCGAGATCAGCGCAACGGTAAATTCAGACCGTGCGACAAGGTTTACAACGTTTTTCTCGGCTACTGCCTGAGCCTCTTTCAGGCGGGCAATTTCGAGAGTCAGTTGGTTGATTTGTTGCTGCAGCACCGTGTCCATATTCGAGTCCTTCTGATTGGGTGAGAACACCAGGACAACACCGAACCTGATGTGGTTAAAAGCCAGGCACACAACATGAAAGCGCACTCCTTCTCTCATCAGTTATGGGTGGCAGGTGTGATTAAGCGGGAGTGCGCTTCCAGTTGTGGTGAATTGCAGTCGCTTCGACGGAAACCAGAAGATAAGCGTCTGGCACCACACAACAGTATAAATGCCAATGGTAGTTTTTGGCGGCGTCGGATCTTTCCCGTGAGGGCGCCGCAATTTTTTCTCATAACTGTAAGCGCGTTCCGGCCTCTTCCCCTGAGTGTCTGGTCGTTAATGCAAACCCTTTCCGGAGCGCGCTTTCAATTATGTGGAGATGCCACAGGCGGTTGCAGCCGCCCGCTTCATTAAGCGCCCTGCACCGGGCGTTTATTAAAGCGAACAGTCATTAATTATCGCCACCCGGCGAGGGATTCGTGCATCCCAAAATCGCGCGTTGCAGCGCGCAAAGGAGATACAACGCAATGAGACAACAACTGGCATCAATGACCATTATCGAGCTGGTAAGGACCGCCAACAATTACGCCACCAGCATCAAGCAGGCCGGTGTTTATTCCGATCTGATTAAAGAGCTGTCTTCTCGCCTTGAGGCGTTGAACCTCGCATACATCGCCAAAGTGTGCAGCCAGTCAGCGACATCAACCGAAGCGGAGCAGACGCAATCATCACCGGCAATCGCACCGCTGCAAGTAGAACGTGATCAATACGGCTACTGGACGCACCCGGCATACAACGATTTCTGCGATGGTCGTGAGCATATTCCAACCGCTGAATTTAATGCATGGATGGATGCTAACGGGCTGGAGTGGACAGTCGTTTACCGCGATGAGGAAGATATTGATCCGGTTGTCGATGGTTACGACATTTCGAAATGGCAACCAGAAGCGCCTGCTGGGGATGGATGGTTTGTTGGTTCCATTCACGATACGGAAGATGGTGCGGTTTGCATCTGGCTTCGCAATAAATCCGCGCCATCGCCTGAAGCTGCTGCTATCGCCCGGCAGTTTGAACAGGTGAAAGGTAACGCAGGAGAAGATAAATGATTCATTTTCATGGCGGGCCGATAACCCCGGACACCTGCGCTCTGAAAGCGTGGAAATCCCGCCATGCATTTATCAGTTTTGCTAACCCCGGACAGTTAGTGCTGGCTAGCGAGGTTTGCCAGTCTTTTGCACTCGACAACGGGGCCTTTAGCTTTTGGACAAAGAAACGCGTCGTCGACTGGAACCAGTATTATGCGTTTGTCCAACGCTGGGCTAACCACCCACGTTTTGCTTTTGCCGTTATACCGGATGTGATTGGCGGCAGCAGTGAAGAAAACGATGCGCTTATCGTTGAGTGGCCACATGGGAAATTCGTCGGCGCGCCGGTATGGCACATGAACGAACCGGATGAGCGATTTATCAGACTATGCAATGAGTTCCCGCGCGTATGCATCGGCAGCATGGGTGAATACGACGCAAAGCGCCCGCGTCGTTGTGTTGCACTTCTGCGCGATTTAATTCGACATGTCGTTGATGAGAACGGCTATCCCATTTGCAAGTTGCACGGCCTTCGCATGCTAAATGCCGATATTTTTCGGCATATACCGCTTTCGTCGGCTGACAGCACCAACGTCGCGCGGAACATTGGCATCGATAAAGCCTGGCAAAAATCAGCTTACGCGCCGGCAAGCAAAGAGACGAGGGCCGCGGTGCTGGTTGAACGCATCGAATCAATCAACAGCGCCAGCTCTCTGAACTATAACGCCGACCGCGACCGCTTTACGCCACAGTTAGCGTTCGAGATTTAAGGAGTGTTTAGTATGCCCTGCAAACTGAAGCAACGCCGTCTGAGGCGTATACGCGAGGATATGCTCTGGTGGCGCGCTGAGGCAATGGACTGCAAAGCGCGTCTGCTGGAACTGGCAAAACTACTGGAAGAAGCCAGGCACCAGCGCGTTCCGATGCCGGTGCTGGTTACCGCCAGGATAATTAAACAGATGGCTCCGGCCACCAGCGAGCCTGAAATTTGTTTGAAGTGTAACGACGGCGCCAGGCTTGGCTGCTCGTCATGTGCGTACCGATTGAAATAGCCGGTTGCAGCCGGTAGTGGAGATATGACCATGGCCAAGTTGATGAAGGCGAGCCAGTGGGGCAAACGCGAGTTTGAACATGGCTCGGTACCAGATAACAGAACGATTAAGCGCTGGGTTGAAGATGGCCTCTTGAAGGGACGTGTCGTGGACGGAATGGTCTGGGTATGCTCTTCCGAACAATGGGGTGTAGATTCGATGATCAGTGAGCGCGTTCGCACGTTAATGCTAGAGGATTAACATGGCCGCAAGACCTCGCAAAAGGGAAAACAGAAACCTTCCGGATCACCTGTATTTTGAAAAATCATCAGGTCAATATCGTTTTACTCTGATTACCGGGAAGAGAAAGCACCTTGGAACTGATCGCGTAATGGCTATAGCGATCGCCAGAGAATATAACAACCGACTCCGCCCGGAGTCAGTACCATCAATTGAAATCCTTGTAAGAGAATCCGGCGGAATAAATGGAGAGGCGCGCCCTTTTGCTGAATATGCACAGAAGCTTTTAGATCGCGCTATTAATGATGAGAAACCAGGAGGTGATACGTTATCAGTTTGGCTAAATGATATTGAGAGGGTTAAAGATTATTTCAGAGATATTTATGCCTGTGATATCGAACTTGAGCATGTTAATGGATATATCAGGAAATATCATTCTGAGGCATCGGCAAATGTTCAAAACAGAAAAGTCAGCTTCTTGAAAAAATTATTCAGCTATGCAGTCGATGAATCGTTAATGATGGATAACCCTGCTGAGCGTAAAAAAATGCGCCGGGTTGAATCGAAGGTACGTCGCCGACTATCGCTTAAAGACTATCTCAAAATTCACCAAGCCGCGCCACGGTGGTTGCAGACTGCAATGGATCTTGCACTGCAAACAACGCATGCACGACTAGAGGTTTCCCGGATCAGGTATTCAATTAAACAACCCAGCGAGGGTGTGTGCGGCTGCGTATGGTTTGCTGAGCCGCAGGGAGATATTTTGGGCACGCTCTACATCCATCGCCAGAAAGTACAACATAAAGAAGCTTCTCACGTTGCGATCCCCATCGGGCCAGTATTGAAGGATATTATCGAGCGTAGCCGGGATAACGTTGCCAGTCCGTATGTGGTTCACCGGCTTCCACTTAAGCGGAGTAATCCCACCAGCAAGGAAGTACGCCACCCGTCACAGGTTGCGCCGGACTACCTCAGCCGTTCGTTCTCAGCATTAAGGGATCAGGTCGGTGTGGCCGCAACTTTGCCAGAGAAACAGCGCCCTACTTTTCACGAGATCAGGGCTCTGTCTGCATTTCTGTTCAATAAGCAGGGGATTGATCCACAAGGCAGGATGGCACACAGCGATGCGAAGTCGACAAAGATTTATACCGAGAATCATATCGATTGGGTCATGGTACCACATGGAGAAATTAACAAAAATAAAGCCTCATAGCGAGGCTTTGATGACTAAAAACTAAGAGGCTTTAGGTTTGCTAATGTCAACCCATTTCGCAATCAATTTTTCAGCTGTTTTTATGGAGGTTTTAGAATCGTTGGCTGTAACTGTCGCATTTAACCGATAGTCAGAAATGATTCGCTGATCTTTTAATGCTTGTAAAGCCATGCCCAAACCTGTTAATTCAAGCTTGCTATAAGGCTCATTCCCTTTCCAAGAAGCTGTCATCAAATAATCAATAAGCCCCTGATGATTATCTTTAGGGCCATACTTAATGAATGGAAGGATATGATGATAGGCACCATAATAAGCTCTAGCCACAGCATTGCGATAGCCTATTTCATCGTTTCTGGTAACACAGTCTTTAGCAAACTCAAGAAAATCTGAACTACTGACCGGCATCAGCATCCTCCTCAATATTGCCTTTAAACCAAACGCTAAATTTTTTACCGACCAAATTATCGTTTTCTGCTAAGGAGAAAGCGATATCCAAATTCATATCAGACAATATATCAATGTCATCGCTGTTAACAAACATTATATATGAAGATGTTTGTTCCTCTGGGACGGAGAAAAATTCTAAAACTCTTGGTTTGACATGATATGCATCCATCACGTCAACAACACGATTAGCCAGATCTTTATAATCCTCGTCAGTGATCCCAACAGTTTGTTTAAACTCGGTAGTATCTTTCAATGCTGAGGCTGCGATCCTAGACATCTTTTCGCCCTCACTCTCATCTACAATCGAGATGAATTTATTCGCAAAATACAAGGCCTTATCAATATCTCCCATGAAAAGATTAGTTTCCCAAGCATGTCCTATCATGGTTCGCGAGCCGTATTGAGGCACTAATCGATTAACTAAATCCCGTGTTTCTCTAAATGTACCGTAGTCGTTGAGATAGACGACGTAGTTTTGAGCAAAAATGTCACTATTCTGCTTTAATGATGCTTCAAAAAAATCAATAGCAATATCTTTTCTGCCGTACACGCCGTTCGCTAGTGCTTTGAGATAGTCTTCCGAGACTCTATCCTTTAATTTTTCTATGTCCTTGATATAACGATAAAATTCCATTTCAGTTATGGAAGATTTAGCCTGTAGCAGATCGATTAATTCGCTACCTATTTCGTTAGCTTTAAGTTCAGCCTGCGGCATGAAAGTTCCTTCGAGTGAGAAGACACAGTTGCTTTAACTAGAGCAATCTTGATTTGTTAGATTAGAGTACATGACAGTATGTGCAATAGCCAGACTGAAAAGTGCTATGTACTCAATTGTCAATGTAAATAATTTAAAAATGCTGATTTTTTCACACCACCTCCAATTTTATACTTACTTTTGTTGATAACATTGTTGACAAGAAAAAGTTATACACAAAAGTTAATCTTTGAAGCCTTTTAGATATGCTGACAGGAAGTAGCTATTAACGAACCTTCCCTGCTTACTCTTAAAAAAATGACTTTGATAAAAAAGGTAAAACTGGGGGTTAAGTCATTGAAGTATATAGCGCGGATTTTGCTAAAAATGCACTGTTTGTATATACATACAAACAACTCGCAAAGCCAGATGAAGCAAGGGTTTGCCGGGTGTTAAGCCGTTGTCATGGGGTGTCAGGGGTCGGAGGTTCAAATCCTCTCGTGCCGACCAAATTACAATATGGTGTGGTTCGTTTCAGACCATAGACCTCGATAAAAACCGCATTCACACTGTGTTTGCGGTTTTTTTTCATTCATAGCAGTTCAGTCTGATACATTTACAGCCATGTATTTTAGTTATCCGTTTTGTTATACATCTACGATATAGCAATGAGCTGTAGTGCGTCGTTTCAAAGAGACCGGCCTCACGGCAGACATCTTTCACTGTTCATCCGGCTTCAACCATCCTGGACACAGTGATGATCTAATGCTCAGTAAAACGGGCTTTACGCATGGCGAGCGCCTTCGTTGGCAGAATGAGTATGCAGGAAGCTTTCTGAAAATGAATGGGTCAATTATGCCGGGTACTCACACTAAGACCCTGTATAGCACAAACCCTGCGTTTTTGTAGGCCCGCAATTGACTCTGGTCTATGGTCTAATTCCTTGCCAATAATACATCTTGAAAAGTATTACCGTTTTTATAATACCTAAAAGTTAAAAAGAAGCTGGCCATAAGCCAGCTTCTTTTCAGATAGTTACCGCATGCATAACGGTCAATGCTTATCCAGGTTAATAATATTATCAAACAGGGATAACGTTTTAACGTCATGGGTAGATAATACAATCGTTTTATCACTGGTCATTAAAGAGTCTAATGCCAGCATAGCACTTTTTTCATCGAGATTAGCGGTCGGCTCATCGAGCAAAATAATAGATTTAGATGAAAGTAATGCCCTGCAAAGCATCAATCGTTGTAATTGACCGGAAGAGAGAACGGGATTACCTGGCGATATTTTAGTGTACAACCCTGCAGGCAAAGATGTAATCACCTCCAATAAACCAAATTTCCTCAACATTTCGCGGCAATCACGTTCATTAGCCTCTCCACCACTATACCAGACGATATTATCATAAATCGTGCCGTTAAAGACGATAGAGCCTTGTGGAAGATAATACACATTGGAATAAAACAGATGCAGGTCATCTTTATTTATTTTTTGACCATCTATAATGAAATCACCGTTTCCTGGCTTATATAATCCAGCCAATAATTTCAATAAAGTGCTTTTCCCGGCACCGGAAGTTCCTATTACAGCGGTCCTGGAATGCAACGGTATTTCAATAGTTAAATTTTTAATAATTGCACTATCGGGTCCATAACCAAATTGTAGATTCTGGACACAAACTGATTCTTTAATTGTATAATTCTGACGAGTAATGTCGATTTCTTTGTAAGATAACATATCTTTTAATCGCTCATCAGAGACCTTTTGCAGTTTCTGTGCAACGCAACATTGATAGAATTGATTGATGCTATCCATCGCAATCCGTCTGAAAAACCAAAAGGCAATCACATTTCCGTAAGATATATGTAATTCACTTATGCTATAGAATGAGATCCATAAAAACAACATTGAATCAATGTTACTCAGAAATGAAAATATTGCATTCTGTCTAATATCAGTTGAGCTAACCTTTTTGTATCGATGAAACAACACTTCAAGTAAATGATTATACCTTCCAAGAATGCCAGTGCTTAGCTCACCAGACCTGATAGCCTGGATTCCATTTATTGTTTCAAGATTAAATGTTTCAATATCCGAAACACTTTCCTCAAAGCTTTTTGCAAATGACTTTTTGATACCTGCAAAGTAATAACTAACGCAACCAAAAATTGCCATAGTTCCGATTGAAAGGACCGACAAAACAACATTTAGCCATAACATTATACATAGAGTTATAATTGTTATAGTCAGTGCCTTATATTTATCATTAAGTATTTTTTCCCTGTTCAGAATAGCCATTCCAATGGAATTAATCCGCTGATTAATATCAGCAGAAGATCGTCTTTCAAAGTAAGAAATATCTTTCTTCAATAACCGCTTAAACAATGAAGGCTTATATTTTGTTGCTGCATTTATCGCTGCGTTCAAACCATATTTGTTACTAATGTATTGCAGGAATGATATAAGACAAAACAGCAGAATCATTCCCATAAACATAATATTGATCTGTTCATCTACAAAGAAATTTTGATCTTTCGATATAAATGAGAACAGCATCGGCATAATCAAAGAAAAGAGCGACAAAAATATTGCCAGTAGACATCTTTTCATGATCCCCGGGAAAGAGAGTTTTTCTAGCCACCCACTTTCACTTCTAATTTTACCCGAGCTTTTTTTATCCTTATATAATGATTCATCAAGGATCAAGCCAAACCCCGTTGCCGATAATTCAAGTTCTTCGGCCGAGATCATTAGCCTGCCAGTAGCAGGGTTTAAAACCTGAAAGAAGGCACCGTGATGACTATATACATAAACATAATGATTTCCGCCATAATGCAATATACATGGAACGGGTAAATATTGAATGCTACTAACATCAAATTTAACCGGTAAGGCCTCATACCCGTATGATTTAAGTATAGTAACTAATAAATCGAGGGACGTACCATCACCGCCACCCCATTTATCACGTAAGTCAGTTAATGTAGTATTTTCACCTAAGGTATTGAGCATCATGCAAGCACATGCAAGCCCACACTCGGATATTTCTCCTTGATAAACCATTTCAGGAGAAGAATAATATTTCTCTTTCATAATATTAAATAAAACCTAAAAATTATAACTATAGAAGGATGTGTAGTGCCACAAAGTCCATTCATTGTTATATCTGCAGATACCCTGCTCAACTAACTCAGGCATTTTCTTTTCGATCTTGCGATGGTCAACGCAATCTAAAATATCTATATTTAAATTATTTTTATCATCCAGCTTGATACAGTAAAATAACGTCGACTGTTTTAGCAGGCGGCTAAAAACAGGAAGACCAGAGTGCAACTCACAGCTTCGCTCCAGCAATCTAACTGGAAACGTTTTCATTTTTTTCTTTGTAAGCCTGGTTGTACATTCCGGAAGTGCATCAGGAAAGATAACAAGTTTTTTTTGATTCTCTACCAGAGAAAAAATAATATCCTGCAAACTATTGCCTTCATTACCCTCCATTGCTTCAGGGTTGAATTGTTCAATAGAGATACCCTGCGAGTTATTATTTTGCTTTTCATGGAGACTTTGCATTGAATTGTGCACAGAGACAACGACCACCGGCTTTCCCGTAACCCGCGCGGCAATCACCGTCTGTAAAATATCCGAGACGGTGTGCAATGGCGCAAATATCAGATGAGAAGATATATTATTTTCATCAATATAGCTCCTTATTTTTCCTGCACAGGCTTCCAACTGCTCCAGCAGTTGTTTATTCTCATTAACCAGCGCATTCTTTAATATTTTTTGTCGCATCACACAAAAAAAATGGGTTGTGGTGCTTTGCAAACCAAGAACGTTGTAATGCGTTTGCCTGAAACTATTATTCAGGCCATGACTCTTACCAAATAGAAAACAATATTTCTCCGAAATATAGAGTAAAAATCGGTAATCTATATATTTAAAAAATAAAGCTATCAGCTTACTTTTTATTGTTCTAAAAATGGTTATTTTCTTGTAATAAACACGAACATAACCTGACAATAACAAACTAAGAAATTCAAAGCCTGGCATCACGCTCTCAACTGGTCTGTATTTGTGAATTATACCTGAATGTTAAGCGGTCATTCCGCCATCAAGCACAATTGTTTGGCCTGTCATATATTGACAAGGTTCACTAATCATAAATCGTGCAACCTTTGCCACCTCTTCCACAGAGCCAAACCGGCGCAGCGGGATTTGCGAACGTAATTTTTTCAAGGCATCTGGCGATAAGTTGTGCGTCATATCACTGTCTATGACCCCCGGAGCCAGGCAGTTAACGCGAATACCAAATCGAGCAACTTCAAGTGCCAGTGACCGGGCCAGCCCAAAATGAGCCGCTTTGCTTGCACCATAAGCCGTTTGACCAATATTGCCTTTTATTCCCGTTACCGAACTCACAAGCAAAATGACACCATCGCCATTCGCCATCATTTCAGGCAGGAGATACTGATTCCAATAAAAAATGGCATTGAGATTTGTATCAATCACATTCCGCCATTGTTCAATCGATTGACGAATATGCAGTTCATCCTGAGTGACCCCGGCATTATGTATGACGGCTTTAGGCGGCCCATATCGATTTAACAAATCCTTCGCGACCGTTTCCACCTGCACAACATCACAGTTATCGCAAACCACATGCTCAATGAAGGTCTTACTGGACTGATTATTTTCATCCGGGCTGGATTTTGTCGACCGAGAAGTGAATACAATATTATTGTCACTCCGTAATTCATTGACAATGGCTGAACCAATCCCGCGATTTCCACCTGTAACAAGGATCCATGAGTCACTCATTATTAATCACCTGAAATGCTAAGCTGATAAAACGGATGTACAAAACTCTTTAAGAGTAATGTCATTTGATTTCATTGCTGCTTCGAAATTTATAGTTATATTAAATTGCTTTTTAACCATTACCATCAGTTCTACATAGTCCAGGCTATCTAAACCTAATTCTGAAATAGTCGTTTGCTCGTTTATCTCTTCTAAAGGAAGATCTTTTGCATCGGCAATAGTGCTTGCAATAGCGTTATAAAGTTCTGTGTACATATTCATTTCCCCTGTGAGTTAATGGCAACTTTCAGTGTCACCGACATTTGCATGAGTGTATTTTCTTTTTCTTTTGCCGCCACCTGAACTTGAATTAACCAGCCGTAATCTGCATCACCGGTTATCAATGGCCTTGCAATAGAGAGACACAAACCTTCAATTTTTTGTCCCTCTCTGTAAAACAAGGAAGAATGGCAATAGAAATCATAATGCGTTTGTAATACGTGTTCCTGCGACAACAGCGCTGATAGCGAATGCACGGGAGTACATTTATTTAAAAAATCGGCAGGAAATAAATCCTTAGCCCTGAATAGTTCTCTGAACATTACTGAGGACAAAAAAACAGCATAATTTTTTTCTATGTCAGCAGGCCACAGTGCAACAACCTCATCCTGATATTCCTTCGACAAAACCCTTTCAGCAATAACATCGTTGATGGTTGGATAATTTGCCTGAGAAATAGTGCCGCGAATATGTGTGATACCGGTTGAGGAATCAATCAATTTGAAGGTTGTCTTTGTTTCTCCATCATTGTGGCGTAAAGAGTACGTCGTGCCACACGATACCGGTTTTTCAAATTTGGCTGAGAACTTTACCGGAGCAGAATGTGTTGCGCTAAAAATACCGGAATGATTAATCAGCTCATTTTGTACATCTGCCAGTACACGCATGCCATGCGCAACCAATGCTGTTTGATTCAGTTTAGCGACAGCAAGTAGATCAAAGTGTATCGGGTTGTAATCACCAGAAAAATTGGCCCAATGCTTTGCGTGAAAGCCATCATATGTCATGTCTGTCATAACGAGCGACCTATGACCAGAGCAGCATTTGTCCCCCCGAACCCAAAACTGAGATTCAGTACATTATCTACAACAGTCTGACGATGCTGGTTTGGAATGAAATCAAGATCACATTCTGGATCGGGGCGGTTCAGATTACGTGTTGCCGGCAGGATATTGTTTTCCAGCACCTTCAGACAGACAATGCTTTCGAAGCTACCTGCTGCAGCAATCAGATGCCCGCTGTA is a window of Enterobacter sp. R4-368 DNA encoding:
- a CDS encoding acyl carrier protein; the encoded protein is MYTELYNAIASTIADAKDLPLEEINEQTTISELGLDSLDYVELMVMVKKQFNITINFEAAMKSNDITLKEFCTSVLSA
- a CDS encoding ATP-binding cassette domain-containing protein; this encodes MKEKYYSSPEMVYQGEISECGLACACMMLNTLGENTTLTDLRDKWGGGDGTSLDLLVTILKSYGYEALPVKFDVSSIQYLPVPCILHYGGNHYVYVYSHHGAFFQVLNPATGRLMISAEELELSATGFGLILDESLYKDKKSSGKIRSESGWLEKLSFPGIMKRCLLAIFLSLFSLIMPMLFSFISKDQNFFVDEQINIMFMGMILLFCLISFLQYISNKYGLNAAINAATKYKPSLFKRLLKKDISYFERRSSADINQRINSIGMAILNREKILNDKYKALTITIITLCIMLWLNVVLSVLSIGTMAIFGCVSYYFAGIKKSFAKSFEESVSDIETFNLETINGIQAIRSGELSTGILGRYNHLLEVLFHRYKKVSSTDIRQNAIFSFLSNIDSMLFLWISFYSISELHISYGNVIAFWFFRRIAMDSINQFYQCCVAQKLQKVSDERLKDMLSYKEIDITRQNYTIKESVCVQNLQFGYGPDSAIIKNLTIEIPLHSRTAVIGTSGAGKSTLLKLLAGLYKPGNGDFIIDGQKINKDDLHLFYSNVYYLPQGSIVFNGTIYDNIVWYSGGEANERDCREMLRKFGLLEVITSLPAGLYTKISPGNPVLSSGQLQRLMLCRALLSSKSIILLDEPTANLDEKSAMLALDSLMTSDKTIVLSTHDVKTLSLFDNIINLDKH
- a CDS encoding SDR family oxidoreductase; the encoded protein is MSDSWILVTGGNRGIGSAIVNELRSDNNIVFTSRSTKSSPDENNQSSKTFIEHVVCDNCDVVQVETVAKDLLNRYGPPKAVIHNAGVTQDELHIRQSIEQWRNVIDTNLNAIFYWNQYLLPEMMANGDGVILLVSSVTGIKGNIGQTAYGASKAAHFGLARSLALEVARFGIRVNCLAPGVIDSDMTHNLSPDALKKLRSQIPLRRFGSVEEVAKVARFMISEPCQYMTGQTIVLDGGMTA
- a CDS encoding phage integrase Arm DNA-binding domain-containing protein; translated protein: MAARPRKRENRNLPDHLYFEKSSGQYRFTLITGKRKHLGTDRVMAIAIAREYNNRLRPESVPSIEILVRESGGINGEARPFAEYAQKLLDRAINDEKPGGDTLSVWLNDIERVKDYFRDIYACDIELEHVNGYIRKYHSEASANVQNRKVSFLKKLFSYAVDESLMMDNPAERKKMRRVESKVRRRLSLKDYLKIHQAAPRWLQTAMDLALQTTHARLEVSRIRYSIKQPSEGVCGCVWFAEPQGDILGTLYIHRQKVQHKEASHVAIPIGPVLKDIIERSRDNVASPYVVHRLPLKRSNPTSKEVRHPSQVAPDYLSRSFSALRDQVGVAATLPEKQRPTFHEIRALSAFLFNKQGIDPQGRMAHSDAKSTKIYTENHIDWVMVPHGEINKNKAS
- a CDS encoding MaoC/PaaZ C-terminal domain-containing protein; the encoded protein is MTDMTYDGFHAKHWANFSGDYNPIHFDLLAVAKLNQTALVAHGMRVLADVQNELINHSGIFSATHSAPVKFSAKFEKPVSCGTTYSLRHNDGETKTTFKLIDSSTGITHIRGTISQANYPTINDVIAERVLSKEYQDEVVALWPADIEKNYAVFLSSVMFRELFRAKDLFPADFLNKCTPVHSLSALLSQEHVLQTHYDFYCHSSLFYREGQKIEGLCLSIARPLITGDADYGWLIQVQVAAKEKENTLMQMSVTLKVAINSQGK